The stretch of DNA aatagtgttctgcgcgctcgctAAGATGCTTTTCCAAACATGCATAGTGTTCTGCCCTCGTATCTGTCGCTCGCGCGTGGTTTTTGTGCACGTGAGTTTTGTGTCTGAATTAACAGCATATAAATCTATTGATAATTTGAAAAATTAAGACCTCCGTCAAAAAATCAAGGCTTTGACGTGAAATTCAATACCTTTTAAGGCCTTAATATGGGAAAATGAAattcaatacttttttaagacttttaagactccgcgggtaccctgttgtaggcaacagtttacttcatgGGCCTGTTGATGTGtcctcccgctttggactcacagcctgtaagttaactcctgttagcattgtgaccgaatccttcaaacatggtaaggagcatcacatttccggctgacatcatAGGTAttcaaaataacgttgtttttagcaatgaaaaaaGATTTACTTTgaagacgataacttgcgtaaTTGTTAaccttggggtttgtacctttggCATATTGCTaaaatgtactaatacacacttcaggccaatcacaacgtataGATTAGCGCTTTTCAGATCTATgagtttcaggaagagagggaaatctggagctacaaaaatgtacgatatgTTGAAAATAATGTGGTTTTTGAACCATAATCCACgcaacacattgtattataccaaatacacaaaataacattgtttttagtcATAAattaggtgctctttaagattAAACATTTGctcaatgaaaataaaacacctTTGCATCTACAGAGTTCATatttgtacctcagaggtacatattggtaccaaatgtacacatattcgtacctaaatggtacatagtAACGTTTTAAAGGGTAATACCTCTTTCTGATAGTGTCTTTATTTCCATCTCTGTTATTATTTCAACTTCTTACCTCTATGATGCTCTGTAGCTCTTCCACGTACAGTCTCTCCGTCTCAATCAGTTCATTCATAATGTGACTGTAGAAAAGCAGAACAAAACTGTCAGGatctgcactctaaaaatggctgggttatttttaataataataataataataatacataaatattatatagcgcttttcaaaGGACGCAAAGACGCTTTACAAAATgaaacagacaaacaaaaaatgGGAGTACTAATTAAGGTTGTATGCCATATGAAACAGGTGGGCTTTTAACAGTTTTTTATAGGTGGTCAGTGAGTCCGAGTTTCTGATGTGGATAGGGAGTGAGTTCCAAAGGGTAGGGGCAGCAATGGCGAAGGCTCTGTCCCCCAAAGTTCTGTGTTTTGATTTGATGATGGGTCTGAGAAGGTTTAAATCGGCAGAGCGGAGACTTCGGATAGGTCGGTGATGCTGTAAGAGGTCTTTGAGGTATGGAGGGGCTAAGTTATTGAGGGCTTTGTAGGTGATGAGTAGAACTTTGTAATGAATGCGCTGTTGTACAGGGAGCCAATGAAGCTGTTGAAGGACACAACAGCAATTTCACAATTTcaacccagcagtgtgttctgttacatttacccaacatggtttaaaaatatCCCTGAGTGTGTTTATACAAAAAGCAGCAGGTTGGCGTGATGAGACATTGTGTTTGACAGGAGTGTCCAAATGCACTTCGGGTTACTCATATTGAGACATTGTCATAAggaaattaaaacaataatgcttttactattataaatgaCACAGTGCTACATTTGGTGATGACCGCCGTTTCCCTCTCTGATCTTTTGTATGGACCAGCAAAGGAGGAACTAACAGGCCCAATTTCCCCTTTCATCTGTGAGTAAAAAACCAACAAGGATTAGGCTTAAATCTGCTTTATTTAAATCAAGGCTTATTTAATAATTCTGTTGCACCaaactttaaatttaaaactttacatttaaaaataaaaagggtTACATTTAAGCTGTCATTTTGATCCAGGTTTAAATTTTACAGTAAACATAGATTCTCTTTAATCCTGTTGCTCCATTACTTTAAACTCTGTTTTAAATCTCAGTTAGGGATTAACTTTAAACTTGCATATGgaggtttaaataaaaaaatctcaaaTTAAATGTGTGGCTAAATGATCAGAAACAGGTGGTGGTGCTATTCAAAGATGTGTTTATTATAATGTCTCAACATAGCGAGTTTGGCGGCTCAATCACATGTTTTGTTGGCTTTGAAGCGTCAAGTCGGGGATGCCCTCCCTACTTCACAGTACATACAAagacatgtttttttaaatacatgggATAGAGGCGGATATACTGCGCTTCTTATCTGTCATGGGCGCTCTAGACAGGAACTTAACGGCAGTGAATGAACAGACACGACACATCCTGTTGATTATATCACAATATCTGAGCTTCGCAATATTTTGTGCCACATTGCTCTGTTAATCAATACAATAGATTGTTTTAAAAGattgtcaaatgtttttattttaaatcagcCCTTTAGATTAATGATGTATGTAGGTagcactgatctatataaatgagtggattgcgcatagaacgcttgacgtaactgcgtgaggtgaagccagcacagagttcgagccgccatcttggtatacccaaccggcagagagcgtcattgacttccattcaaaatcatgatcaaaatgtaccccctttacagcgtatcagttacacaaggtaaatttttaggatatgtgtacgttaattatttgttaattctggtgttatttgcaatgtttatgttttaatcgggcaggataatggatttataaaacaccgttaaggtgagtgcgtctgttgcatttgttaatgacgcgggtataaataaagttttttttacattcagctacactgtgacggtcagcgttatttctctaaataagtttaggtaacttgtaagtttagataacataattacaaaactagcaaattattgcatgcacatacggtacaaagcatgattattaatttagatttcagaaagagcacgtttattgtcattaatactaaatatgctgcggtctgtctgctgatctgattcTGTAATAAagaaataactgattaaaacgcaaaatgtacaactttcagtaaataactatttacatgctttggacgtttggGTTGTAATAATGTGCATGGTaagttcacatataaaaacgaagacgagtaaagttatgttttatcattaaaatctgataacgtccattgattaaatagaacgtttgggtataccaacatggcggcgcggtggcttcacaagtgtgacgtcatgcgcaatccagtcatttatatagatcagtggtaggtagtgatttataattaaaaaaaacattacataaaCTGTTTGTTTCCTTTATTAAATGACAACGTCAACATTGTTGCTATTTAATTACACTGGCAAATTCATCACGGcggacaaaaaaaaaaaaatcgcagcTGAAGGTTTtaatacatgtaaaaaaattatacatgttAAGATTTGTTCATCTGTGTTTACATTTAAGTGGTGAAACACTGTGCTTAATTTAATCTTTGTTTGTGCAAAAATTAATAATGTCTGTATGAAGATAAAGTGTGTACAGAATTGCTCAAATAACCACTTACATCCTTAAAATGAAGTGAACACTTCCCTCTTTTTTAAATTGTTAGCCCCGCCCCAAATTCCAGCTAATGCTTAAATAAATAGGTCTGAGATGTAAAGAGCTGTTTTGATAGCACCACAAATTCAAGGTTTTTCCTGGAAATCAGCTTAGTTGCCTCTACATGTTAAGCTTGGACACAAGAAAGTATTTTATCTTAAAAAAGACTCACTACCTACTAGCTAGCGTGCCAGCTAATTTAAAATCTAACTATCATGCGGTATCTCCACCAATGAAGGCCAAAGACAGATGTATGACTTCACCGTGTTGAGGTGTGGCCTTCTTATACGTAACACATGATCTAAATTTTCTGGTGCTCATTTGGCGTTTGTCTCTTACTGCAGCTGTTTGTTCAGGAGAAAACTCTGCTTTCCCTCCACCCATTAGAAACACACCCTACCTCTGTGTAAAGCTCCACGCTTCTGCTCTCGACACAGCAGAAATACAAGCATGTGCCAGGCTTAAGACAGAAAGATCTTCATGCGTTTAGCCTTCTATGATATAGATGGGCCGCTGACTCAGTGGTAAGTCAAAtagtttattattaatattttaccGTACGGTTTATATAAAGAGCTTTTGTTTATTAAGTTCTCGCTGAATATAGCACAGACTGTGTTACCGTTGGTTTGGCCAGCATTGGATAGCTCATGCTAAATTTAAAGAGTAACTGCGAAGAATGGAAACTATGAGAACACAAGTGGAAAAAGGAGTCAGGTTTGTTTTTGTCAGTGGTTAAATTTGTGCCTTTGCGTCCAGCTAAGCTTGTTGGTTGTTGTTCATTGGGGTCACATGAGTATCAGATTACTTTATTACTCATGTGAAGACATTTAACCTGGATATTTGCTCCTTtacaaaatgaaaatgtaagtAATGTTACTTTCGACacgtttatataatataatatatatatatatattttgtgaaaTAGCATTTTCTTTATATTCaaggtaaaaaaatattttaaaaaatgtttgtggCTTATGTGTACATTTAATCCTTATTGATAAATATATATAAGGATTAAATGTACACACAAGCCACAAacgttttaaaaatattttttcacctTGAATATAAAGAAAATGctatttcacaaaatgaaaTTGTTAgattaaataaaagttaaaagAAAGTCACGTAAGAAAACCTaatttaaataacatttaaataatttaaatgttatttaccTGTTAGTTTACAAGTTTCTCTGTGTGCCCCCATATTTGTTTAAAACTAGCGCTGTAACAACTTCAATGTTTTGGCATCTTTTAGTCAAACTGAATAAAAAATTGTGATAAGGACAGtaatgtagattttttttttaaagctgtttAAGCAGTTGATGTAGTTGATCTCTGCTTGTCCAGACATATGGTAGTTTGTGTGATGTCTTTCATTGTTGTCCGTGTCGTGCCTTTGAGTAAAATTGCTGCTCTAATGATCTTTATTATGGTTGTAAATAGGTTTGTACACGCTCAGCGGATTAGCATGTGCAGGTGGCTTAAAGCCgccttttatttaatttaacgcTGAGTCTGCGATTgctttcattcattttaaaagatCTGGTTGGTCCCACGCAAGGTCAAGGTTTTGAATGAGCTCTCTCGGCAAACCGTGTAAACATGAAACATTCGTTTAAGAGGACTGTTATTTTAAAGCAAATAGCACAGCGGCAGGACAGGACTTTCAGGATTTTAAATAAACAGGAATGGGTTACAAATGAAAACactttttttgcattaaaaagacTGCTGTGAGAGTAAATGTGGATTGCCTTAGCTACATATAacctaaaatatgttttattgtaaTGCAAACATGAAAAACTTTGTTAGCTGCATAAAATTGCATCAGTATCAGTAAATCCTGAAAATGATTTTAAGAAGCGGtctcccagacagggcttatcctagtcacagacgtaaatgcatgttttttaaaaaacatctaacatatcttaacatatataagtgccattgttttgtctcaagatgcacaccagtattgttttttgtaatatactgtcctaatataactaaggcccaGTCTTGGATTAATCTAAAGCTTGTCCgtgaaaccgcccctaaatgtATTGTCTATCCAGTTCCTGTACCCTTTTGAAATAACCGTCCTTCTTTCTTCACAGATTACAAATGCGGCGTTATGAAGTGAAGTGGATGGTACTTCCTCAGATGCCACCTTTGACTGATCTCTTTTGAAAAGTGAACACAAAAACAAGAACATGTATTGTGTCCATGCATCTAGTCGACAGACGGATCTGCGCTGAGATGACTATGATGGAACTCGCTGAGAACCGTAAATCTGAATTGTACTGTTGGACTTGACAATAGAACGAGGTTTTAGGAGTATTGTTATTTTAGCACAATGTTCATGAATTACAGACGGATCAGGAAATGGCATTTTTTACAACTTCTATCGATGTGCTGCGTCGCATCGTTGCTTATGGTTTGTTGGGACCATGTGGACCGTCACGTCGTGAGCCACATGAAGTCATACACGTATCGCTATATGACCAACAGCTTTAGCTTTATCAACAAAAGCCTGAGCGTCAGCAAGGAAGAAGCTGCAAGGTTCAATAGTTTCCCATATCTGCTAAACCAGAACGACGTCTGTAAAGATAAGGATGTGCTGCTGCTTCTCTTTGTTAAATCCTCTCCAGAAAATTTCAAAAGAAGACAGGCCATACGTTCCACCTGGGGCAATGAGTCGTATATTAGTCACGAGCTGGGTGTCATTTTGAAGGTAATGTTCGTCATGGGGGTTCATACAGATGTGTCTAATAGTTTCCTCCGAATGGATTTGCAGAAGGAGCACAAAAACTACGGCGATCTGGTTCAACAGGACTTTTTAGACACCTTCCACAATCTCACTATAAAACTGCTCCTCCAGTTTCGCTGGATGCACGAGAACTGTGCTCACGCCCGTTTCATGATGTCTGCGGACGACGACGTGTTCATCCACATGCCGAATCTGGTGCGCTACCTACAAGATCTCAGGAGACGGAACGTGCGTGACCACTGGGTGGGCCACGTGCACATTGGCGCGCCCCCCATTCGCAGGAAGAACAGTAAATACTTCATGCCTTTCGACATGTACCAGTGGACCACCTATCCGGATTATACAGCTGGTGCCGGGTACGTGATCTCTGGAGACGTGGCAGCCAAAATCTATCAGGCCACTTTATCTCTTAACGCTTCAATTTACATCGATGATGTCTTCATGGGTATCTGTGCCATGGCGGTGGGCGTCTCGCCTCAGCATCACGTTTACTTTTCTGGTGAGGGGAAAGCGCCCTACCACCCGTGCATTTATGAAAAAATGATCACCTCTCACGGACACGAGAACGACAACCGGTATCTGTGGAAGGTTGCGACCGCCCCAGATGTACAAGGTATATCGTCTGGATTAATGGGGAAATTGTATTGCACGGCGGTGAAAATGATGTTACTTTGTAAACCGTACTTTACAAATACCTATTCATGCATGGGAGCGTTTACATAATGCACTGTGAGTTCTATGTCCAagcagtatttttatttttgtttacctTGTAAAATTGTCAGTTGTCAATTACAATAAAGCTTACATCGCTAACAGTTTGTTTAACACTTCATTTCACACAAAAGTGAGGGAGGATTGCTCGCATGATGCGGGCTAAAATCTTACCCACATATTTTAGGTTGATGTTTAACACT from Paramisgurnus dabryanus chromosome 14, PD_genome_1.1, whole genome shotgun sequence encodes:
- the b3gnt5a gene encoding lactosylceramide 1,3-N-acetyl-beta-D-glucosaminyltransferase A — its product is MFMNYRRIRKWHFLQLLSMCCVASLLMVCWDHVDRHVVSHMKSYTYRYMTNSFSFINKSLSVSKEEAARFNSFPYLLNQNDVCKDKDVLLLLFVKSSPENFKRRQAIRSTWGNESYISHELGVILKVMFVMGVHTDVSNSFLRMDLQKEHKNYGDLVQQDFLDTFHNLTIKLLLQFRWMHENCAHARFMMSADDDVFIHMPNLVRYLQDLRRRNVRDHWVGHVHIGAPPIRRKNSKYFMPFDMYQWTTYPDYTAGAGYVISGDVAAKIYQATLSLNASIYIDDVFMGICAMAVGVSPQHHVYFSGEGKAPYHPCIYEKMITSHGHENDNRYLWKVATAPDVQGISSGLMGKLYCTAVKMMLLCKPYFTNTYSCMGAFT